The Micromonospora siamensis genome contains the following window.
GCCCGGCGGACCACGCCCACCTGACCGTCCATCATCCCGGACGGCCCGACCACGTGGACCCCGGCGTTGGCCTGGGCCACCGCCATCTCGGCGTACGCGGTCAGCGTGGCGTCGTTGTCCACCTCGCCGCCCGGGGTGAGCACCCCGCAGTGCCCGTGCGAGGTGAACTCGTCCAGGCAGAGGTCGCTCATCACGACGGTGGCGTCACCCACCTCGGCGACGACGTCGCGGATGGCGACGTTGAGGATGCCCGCCGGGTCGATCCCGCCCGAGCCGGTCTCGTCCCGGGACTCCGGCACGCCGAAGAGCATGATCCCGCCGACCCCGGCCTGGACCGCCTCCGCGGCGGCCTTGCGCAGGGAGTCCCGGGAGTGCTGGAGCACCCCCGGGAGCGACGCGATCTGCCGTGGCTCGGTCAGCCCCTCCTTGACGAACATCGGCACGACCAGCTCGGCCGGGTCGACGCGGGTCTCGGCGACCAGCCGCCGCACGGCCGCGTTGCGACGCAGCCGGCGGGGCCGGATCTCGGGGTACGGCATGACAGGCCTCCCGGCAACGATCAGCGAACCACGATCAGCGGAAGCGGAGGGCGGTCGGCCCCTGCACCTTCGAACCACGGCGCTGCTTGGCCGGCATGGCGGCCAGCTTCTCGCGCAGCTCGACGGCGTAGGCGGCGAGCGCCTCCACCAGGTCGGGCACCGAGGCGTGCTGAGGCTGGACGTCGACCCGCAGGCCGAACTCCGTCGCGGTCTCCGCCGTCTTGGGCCCGATGACTGCAACAACGGTGCGGGCGTGCGGCTTCCCGGCGATGCCGACCAGGTTCCGGACCGTGGAGGACGAGGTGAAGAGCACGGCGTCGAACCCGCCCGACTTGATCGCGTCGCGGATCTCGGCGGGCGGCGGGGCCGCCCGGACGGTCCGGTACGCGGTCACGTCGTCGACCTCCCAGCCGCGCTCGGTGAGCCCGGCGGCCAGGGTCTCGGTGGCGATGTCGGCGCGCGGCAGCAGCACCCGGCCCACCGGGTCGAGGATCTCGTCGTGCGGCGAGAACTCGGCCAGCAGGCCCTCGGAGGACTGCTCGCCCGCCGGCACCAGCTCCGGCTGGATGCCGAAGGCGCGCACCGCGTCGGCGGTGGCCTCGCCGATGCAGGCGATCTTGACGCCGCCGAAGTGCCGGGCGTCGAGGCCGTGCTCGGCGAACTTCTCCCAGACCGCGCGGACCGCGTTCACCGAGGTGAAGATCACCCAGGCGTACCGGCCGTCGACCAGGCCCTTGACCGCCCGCTCCATCTGGGCGGGGGTACGCGGCGGCTCCACCGCGATGGTCGGCACCTCGCACGGGATCGCCCCGTACGCGCGCAGCCGCGCGCTCATCGCCCCGGCCTGCTCCTTGGTGCGGGGCACCAGCACCTTCCAGCCGTACAGCGGGCGGTTCTCCCACCAGCTCAGCTTGTCCCGCTCGCCGACGCCCGCGCCGACGGTGAGCACCACCCGGCCGGTGAAGCCGAGCGCCGCCGCGACGAAGGAGTCCACGGTCGACGTGGTGGTGTACTGCGTCTCGCCGGTGCCGTCGCCGGTCACCCCGACGCCCGTGCCGCCGTCGACCCCGGCGGCCAGCAGGCCGTCCCGGACCGCGGCCAGGTCACCGGCGTCGATGGCCAGCGCCAGCGAGCCCCGGCCGACCGCGGCGGCGAGCGCGTCGAAGTCGAGCGTGCTGACGTCCTCGACGTCGGCGGCGGTGCGTACGCCCGGCAGCGGGACACCCGCGTAGGTGGCCACCCCCTCGGCCTGCCCGACACCGGGCACCACCTCGAAGTGCGCGGCGGTACGCGCGACCGCCTGCACCTCCTTGACCACCGAGTCGTGGCCGAACGGGTCACCGGCGACCAGGTGCACCGCGTTCAGGCCGGACCGGGCGGCGGAGATGAGCACCTTCGCCACGTCACCCGGGGCGCCCTCGGCCGGCGTGAACTGGGCGTCCTCGCGGGCCTCGGCGCGTACGGCGTCGAGCAGCGTCTCCGGTACCCCCCGGTCGTAGACCACCTGGTCGGCGTCGACCAGGGCGTCGTGCGCCCGGCGGGTCAGCAGGCCCGGGTCGCCGGGGCCGGCCCCGACGAACGCGATGCGGCCTACGGGCTTACGGGTGCGGGTCATTCTGTGCTCCCAAATTGCTGGGTCCCCGGGCCGGCGTGTCCTTCTTGGCCGAGGATCGAGTCGGCGCCGAGTTCGAGGAGTTCGGCGGCGAGTGCCTTGCCGATCTCCGCCGCGTCGGCGGGCGTACCGGTGCGGGACAGCCGGAGGTCTCGGGTGCCGTCCGGGCTGATCACCGCCCCGCGCAGGTAGATCTCTTCGACAACGTCGCCTTCGGCGGCCGAGCTGGCTGGCTCGCCTTCGGCGATGATGGCGTAGGCGGCGACGGGCGCGGAGCACCCGGCCTCCAGGGTGGCCAGCAGCGCCCGTTCCGCGACGACCGCGGCCCGGGACGGTGCATGGTCGAGCACCGCGAGCAGTTC
Protein-coding sequences here:
- the hemB gene encoding porphobilinogen synthase, with the translated sequence MPYPEIRPRRLRRNAAVRRLVAETRVDPAELVVPMFVKEGLTEPRQIASLPGVLQHSRDSLRKAAAEAVQAGVGGIMLFGVPESRDETGSGGIDPAGILNVAIRDVVAEVGDATVVMSDLCLDEFTSHGHCGVLTPGGEVDNDATLTAYAEMAVAQANAGVHVVGPSGMMDGQVGVVRRALDAAGHQDVAVLAYAVKYASAFFGPFRDAVESCLEGDRRSYQQDPANLRESLREVELDVAEGADMVMVKPALPYLDVVSAVRAAVDVPVAAYQVSGEYAMVEAAAANGWIDRERVILETLTSIRRAGAQIILTYWAVEAAQLLRQRY
- a CDS encoding bifunctional uroporphyrinogen-III C-methyltransferase/uroporphyrinogen-III synthase; this encodes MTRTRKPVGRIAFVGAGPGDPGLLTRRAHDALVDADQVVYDRGVPETLLDAVRAEAREDAQFTPAEGAPGDVAKVLISAARSGLNAVHLVAGDPFGHDSVVKEVQAVARTAAHFEVVPGVGQAEGVATYAGVPLPGVRTAADVEDVSTLDFDALAAAVGRGSLALAIDAGDLAAVRDGLLAAGVDGGTGVGVTGDGTGETQYTTTSTVDSFVAAALGFTGRVVLTVGAGVGERDKLSWWENRPLYGWKVLVPRTKEQAGAMSARLRAYGAIPCEVPTIAVEPPRTPAQMERAVKGLVDGRYAWVIFTSVNAVRAVWEKFAEHGLDARHFGGVKIACIGEATADAVRAFGIQPELVPAGEQSSEGLLAEFSPHDEILDPVGRVLLPRADIATETLAAGLTERGWEVDDVTAYRTVRAAPPPAEIRDAIKSGGFDAVLFTSSSTVRNLVGIAGKPHARTVVAVIGPKTAETATEFGLRVDVQPQHASVPDLVEALAAYAVELREKLAAMPAKQRRGSKVQGPTALRFR